TTGATTCTAGTTCAATGTATCCAGCAAACTCCATTTTTATTGTGTTTTCGTCTAAGTTCATGTACTGAATGTATTTTAAAACATCTTTCGGAATTTTCATCGTTTCAATATCATAACTATATCGTATTTTTAGTGCCCTTACGAATGCTGCTGTCTGTCTTCCATCGAGTCTCTGCATATATGGTTTAATACACTCTTTAAAGACAAACTTCCTATACTGTTGTTCAAGATTAATCATTCTCACTACTCTATCCATCCTATTAGTTTTACTTTATGGTATCATACTATTATTATATTTTGTAAGGGCATTTTAGCATTGTTTTTCTTCAAACATTTACTATATTGTGATTGCTTAATTTATATTATATACTAATGTATAGGGAATGAATTAAATTAACAATAAACTAATTTTTGAGGAGTGACCAATGATGAAACTATTTAAACTCTTATTCAGTATTGCTCTTTTTGCATTTATGATTGGATCGACAGTATTTATTCAAGAAAACAGAACAGATATTGTTCATGCGGCTAGTACATCAACACCTCCACCGGCAGCTGTCAATGAAATATTTCCAGATCCTAATTTAGCAGCAGTCATTGCAGGTACCTTAGGTGTTTCGATAATTGATGTTGTTACGCAAACACAATTAGACGGTTTAACTGATTTGGGTGCTTCATATAGTAATATTGGTTCTATCGATGGAATTGAATATTTGCCGAATCTAGCTTATTTTTATCTAAATGATAATCAAATCAGTGATATTAGTCCGTTAGCTAGTACAAGCTTTTCGAATCTATCTTACTTAGGTTTTGGAAAGGCAACAGTTTAATGTACAAAATTAAGTTAGACACTGTTGCTTAAACTGAACCGGAGAAAGATATTGAAGTGAAGGGTGAATGCGTTTGTGATTAAACCAAAATATATAACTAGCTAATTCGCTTTGTAAGTGTTAAAGCGAAGTAAACCAGCGGCGATGTATAAATTCGGTTTTCACTATCTTAAAGGTACTTTCAGCTACCGCGTTATCATGTGGAGTTCCCTTACGCGAGAGGGAACGCTGGATGTTGAATGTTTTAAATAACTCATCCAAGATGTAGTTGTTAAATTCGCTCCCTAGATCACTATGGAAAATTTGTATATCTGCTAAGTTTCCTGGAACTTTTGCTAAAGCTTGGTAGACAAGATGGGCAGTTTTATGCTTTCCTGCCGCATAGCCAATTATTTCGCGGTTTGATAAATCTAAGATTAAACATACATACAGTGATGACTGACTCGTACGTATGTTAAATCGCTCACAACTACTTCCCGAATTGACTTGTCATTAAACTGGCGATTCAAAACATTGGTTGTTGGTGATTGATTAGTCGATTCACGTTTCAATCGATATTTTTTCGTTGTATAGGCTGAAACTAATCCGTATAATTTCATTAATCGACTTATTCGCCGGTGAGAAACGCAAAAACCACGTTTAGCTAATTCCACCTTGAACTTACGAGTACCATAGACAGATTGACTATCTAAGAATATCTCCTTCAAGATTGGTCTGACTGGATCAATCTTTTTTTGTTTATATGTGTAATAACTCTGCCGGCTTACCTGAAGCAAGGAACACATTCTACTGACGGGGTATTTATGCTTATTAGCACGAATGAGTGCTATTTTCGTCCCATAATCAGCGCGGCTTGCTTTAGGATATCATTTTCCATAAGGAGCTGTTTATTTATTTTGCGCAGCTCAAGAAGTTCATTTTCGGCATCACTTCGGTTATCAGAGACTGAAAATGAGCCCGATGTTTGAAAATCTTTCGTCCATTTAAGAATTGTAGATTTTCCTACTTGATAGGTTTCTGCTAGCTCACGAGCTGTTTTTCCTGATTGATACAACTGTACAATTTGTTGTTTAAATTCTTCTGTAAATCGCTTTACTTTTTTCGACATACTAGTTACCCACTTTCATATGTTTTCTGTTTTTTTATTCTATCATGTCTATCTTTTTTTGTATTTTTTATTGTAGCCTATCCATTCCAATACCCCCATTATTGCGGTAGTTAATTCCTTATCCTCTTTTTCTAACTGATCTTTCTTATTCTGCCGACGAGAGCGATGATAAAACGTTGACCTTCTAATTGAAAATGCCTCACATAATGTATGTATACTATACTCCTTTTCAATAGAGAAAATAGCATCAATTTTTGCATCCAAGTTAGATTTTTGGGTGCAACCTGTTCTATTATAAATTTCTATATATTTTTTTATTTTCTTATTTTCTCCTCTAAGAGTTGAATTGTTCTATATGAGTATATTTTTCCAGATGTAGAAATCCTTCGCCTATAGTTTTTAATCCAGCTATAAATAGTACTTTTAGGTATACTGTACTCTATTGCTAATTCCCTCACTGTTTTCCATTTTCAAATTGCCTTAGAATCTCATCTCTAATTTCTATCTTATGCACATTGACCATAACCATCACCCTTAATTTGTATAATAAAAAAACAGATTCATGGAACCTGTTTTAAAAATTAATTTGATGATATATCTTGAATTGGAATTTCTAATAAATAGTGTCAAATAAAGTGTATCCAACTCAAATGGTGCGGGTGACAGGAATCGAACCTGCACACCGTGAGGTACTAGATCCTAAGTCTAGCGCGTCTGCCAGTTCCGCCACACCCGCATGGTTTGCAATCTATTTGATTGTTCGCAGTTTTGCACTACGCTCCTAATTATACAATTTGCACAAAATAATGTCAATTGAATATCGGCACTTTCAACCATATATAGATGAAACTTTTCCCTTTGTTGGAAAGCCTGGACCAAGGCGGCGGATTAACCGCCGTCTTGGTCAAAATTTGGCATAAAAAAATACCTTCTGGAGGTATGCGTTTCAAATATGAAATGGTGACCCGTACGGGATTCGAACCCGTGTATGCATGCGTGAAAGGCATGTGTGTTAAACCGCTTCACCAACGGGCCGATAAAACTTGTTAAATTTCCGCTACTCATTGTCAGACCTCGTCGCCTCAGTCGTTACTTACCGAAGTAAGATCCTCCCTTACCGTCTCGCTCTTTCGCGATTATCGAAAATTTTCCTGCGTTTTACAAAATAATCTTATGGTGGGCCTAAATGGACTCGAACCATCGACCTCACCCTTATCAGGGGTGCGCTCTAACCAGCTGAGCTATAGGCCCATAAGACAAAAATAACAGCCTAAACTTCTTATTTATTCCATCAAGAAGGCTGTTCCCACTTAAATAAAAAATGGAGCGGGTGATGAGAATCGAACTCACGCTAAAAGCTTGGAAGGCTCTTGTTCTACCATTAAACCACACCCGCGTCATATCAAAGCATATTGTTTAAAGTTCTTGTCAGGAACCTGTTGAGAAAACAATTCATTTTGATTACTAGTATTCAATTAAGAATGGCGGTCCCGACGAGAATCGAACTCGCGATCTCCTGCGTGACAGGCAGGCGTGATAACCGCTACACTACGGGACCATTGGTGGCGGGGGCCGGATTTGAACCGACGACCTTCGGGTTATGAGCCCGACGAGCTACCAGACTGCTCCACCCCGCGATATAATAGGGATATTCTGGATTTAGATAATGGCGGAGGAAGAGGGATTCGAACCCCCGCGAGCTGTTACACCCCTGTCGGTTTTCAAGACCGATCCCTTCAGCCGGACTTGGGTATTCCTCCGTAATCATGAAACTTCTATAATAATGGTGGACCCTGTAGGACTCGAACCTACGACCGATCGGTTATGAGCCGATAGCTCTCACCAACTGAGCTAAGGGTCCGTGTTATAAACTCGAATTGGTAGCGGCGGAGGGACTCGAACCCACGACCTTTCGGGTATGAACCGAATGCTCTAGCCAGCTGAGCTACACCGCCATGTTTGGATGCTTATTATAAAAATTTAATGGTGGAGCATAGCGGGATCGAACCGCTGACCTCCTGCGTGCAAAGCAGGCGCTCTCCCAGCTGAGCTAATGCCCCATTAAATGAAAATAACTTTACTGTTTGTAAAGATAATAATGGTCGGGAAAACAGGATTCGAACCTGCGACCCCTTGGTCCCAAACCAAGTGCTCTACCAAGCTGAGCTATTTCCCGGCAAAAAAAAATATATGGCGCGCCCGGCAGGAGTCGAACCCACAACCTTTTGATCCGTAGTCAAACGCTCTATCCAATTGAGCTACGGGCGCAATATATATTAGATGGTGCCTAGGGCCGGAATCGAACCGGCACGGGTGTCACCACCCGCAGGATTTTAAGTCCTGTGCGTCTACCAGTTCCGCCACCCAGGCAATTAATAATCCCTTAGGATTATATTATATACTATTATTAAAACGTTTTCAATAATAAATGGTGTCCCGTAATGGACTCGAACCATTGACCCTCTGATTAAAAGTCAGATGCTCTACCAACTGAGCTAACGGGACGAAATATAAATGGCTGGGCCAGCTGGATTCGAACCAGCGCATGACGGAGTCAAAGTCCGTTGCCTTACCGCTTGGCTATGGCCCAATATTTCGTTATTGGCTTTCGCGCCATACCACTTTAAGAATGGTGGCTCAGGACGGAATCGAACCGCCGACACAAGGATTTTCAATCCTTTGCTCTACCGACTGAGCTACTGAGCCAATTATGCTTGATAAATTCTCCAATTTCATCGTCAAGTCATCGATTCGCCAGGTCGTCACGCTGCGTCCGAATGCTCTAAAACATTCGGTGGGCAAGTACTCTCGGGGTGCTTACCGAAGTAAACTCCTCCTGTCTCGCTCGACTTTCCTCGAACTTGAAAAATTTCTCTGCGCCTAATGATTTGT
The Culicoidibacter larvae DNA segment above includes these coding regions:
- a CDS encoding internalin N-terminal domain-containing protein, which encodes MMKLFKLLFSIALFAFMIGSTVFIQENRTDIVHAASTSTPPPAAVNEIFPDPNLAAVIAGTLGVSIIDVVTQTQLDGLTDLGASYSNIGSIDGIEYLPNLAYFYLNDNQISDISPLASTSFSNLSYLGFGKATV